Proteins from one Mycolicibacter virginiensis genomic window:
- a CDS encoding PrsW family intramembrane metalloprotease — MRNRRRVGAPLIVIVLLAVLTVFLLLLFTAANPGGTLTALVLASMSMLVVLLCYRWLDRWEPEPRRLLQLAFLWGASVAVVLAVGLETFGSSVATVRPLVSKAFDMAAIQAPFIEEAAKGLFLLVMLTGRRRLALNSLTDCMVYAGVVAVGFAWMEDIVYIAPAESPAKMAAVAIARLIFGPFAHPLFTTMTGIGVFFALRRHGFWSKAIVILIGYLAAVAMHASWNASLAMGGGQLFLVTYVFWLVPVFLLMVLLGMLSRRHEQQLVASKLPGMVAGGLISANEATWLGSIRTRKLAIREATRIGGRPAGKAVKKFAVQVVRLAFIRDRIDRGFGDPEVFEVQQEDAYGVVAARTAAPVLYTMAGYHSPLPARR, encoded by the coding sequence ATGCGGAACCGGCGAAGGGTCGGAGCGCCGCTCATCGTGATCGTCCTGCTCGCCGTCCTCACCGTGTTCCTGTTGCTGCTGTTCACCGCGGCAAACCCGGGCGGAACTCTGACAGCGCTGGTACTGGCGAGCATGTCGATGCTGGTGGTGCTGTTGTGCTATCGCTGGCTGGACCGCTGGGAGCCCGAGCCGCGCCGGCTGTTGCAACTGGCGTTCTTGTGGGGCGCATCGGTGGCCGTGGTGCTGGCGGTCGGGCTGGAGACCTTCGGGTCCTCGGTCGCCACGGTACGGCCTCTGGTGTCGAAGGCCTTCGACATGGCGGCCATCCAGGCGCCGTTCATCGAGGAGGCCGCGAAGGGCCTGTTTCTGCTGGTCATGCTGACCGGGCGCCGACGGCTGGCGCTGAACTCGCTGACCGACTGCATGGTCTATGCGGGCGTCGTGGCGGTGGGTTTCGCCTGGATGGAGGACATCGTCTACATCGCGCCGGCCGAGTCACCGGCAAAGATGGCCGCGGTGGCCATCGCCCGGCTGATCTTCGGTCCGTTCGCCCACCCGCTGTTCACCACGATGACCGGAATCGGGGTGTTCTTCGCGCTGCGCCGTCACGGATTCTGGTCGAAGGCCATCGTGATCCTGATCGGCTACCTGGCCGCGGTGGCGATGCACGCCTCGTGGAACGCCTCACTGGCCATGGGAGGCGGGCAGCTCTTCCTGGTGACCTACGTGTTCTGGTTGGTTCCGGTGTTCCTGCTGATGGTGCTGCTGGGCATGCTGAGCCGTCGGCATGAGCAGCAGCTGGTAGCCAGCAAGCTGCCCGGCATGGTGGCCGGCGGCCTGATCAGCGCCAACGAGGCGACCTGGCTGGGATCGATCCGCACGCGCAAGCTCGCGATCCGCGAGGCCACCCGCATCGGTGGGCGGCCCGCGGGCAAGGCGGTTAAGAAGTTCGCCGTCCAGGTGGTTCGGCTGGCGTTCATCCGGGACCGCATCGACCGGGGCTTCGGAGATCCCGAGGTGTTCGAGGTGCAGCAGGAGGACGCCTACGGGGTGGTGGCCGCCCGCACGGCTGCGCCCGTGCTCTACACGATGGCCGGGTATCACTCTCCCCTGCCGGCGCGGCGCTGA
- the coaE gene encoding dephospho-CoA kinase, whose amino-acid sequence MLRIGLTGGIGAGKSTVSATFSRHGGVIVDGDVIAREVVEPGTEGLAKLVEAFGPGILLPDGALDRPALAAIAFSDDDKRATLNGIVHPLVAQRRSELIAAAGTDAVIVEDIPLLVESQMAPLFPLVVVVHAEVETRVARLTEIRGMSEDDARARIAAQATEPQRRDVADVWLDNSGSPEDLAAKALELWEQRILPFAHNLTTRQTVPSPTQLMPADPTWPDQAQRILARLRTTCGHRALRVDHIGSTAVAGLDAKDVIDVQVTVESLAVADELAEALLAAGYPRREAITADNGKPDARSTVAEFDHTDDPALWQKRFHASADPGRATNVHIRVAGWPNQQFALLFPAWLSADAEARADYLAIKREAERAAVDGDIDAYCDVKEPWFDTAYRRAWAWADDTGWRP is encoded by the coding sequence ATGCTGCGTATCGGTCTGACCGGCGGTATCGGCGCCGGTAAGTCGACGGTGTCGGCTACCTTCAGCCGCCACGGCGGCGTCATCGTTGACGGTGACGTCATCGCCCGTGAAGTCGTGGAGCCCGGTACCGAAGGCCTCGCCAAATTGGTCGAGGCCTTCGGGCCGGGCATCCTGCTTCCGGACGGAGCTTTGGACCGTCCGGCGCTGGCCGCGATCGCGTTCAGTGACGACGACAAGCGGGCCACCCTCAACGGCATCGTGCATCCGCTGGTGGCGCAACGCCGTTCGGAGCTGATCGCCGCAGCCGGCACGGATGCCGTGATCGTCGAGGACATTCCGCTGCTGGTCGAGTCGCAGATGGCCCCGCTTTTCCCGCTGGTGGTCGTGGTGCACGCCGAGGTAGAGACTCGGGTGGCCCGGCTGACCGAGATCCGCGGCATGTCGGAGGACGACGCGCGGGCCCGGATTGCCGCGCAGGCCACCGAGCCGCAGCGGCGCGACGTCGCCGACGTCTGGCTGGACAACTCCGGCAGCCCGGAAGATTTGGCCGCCAAAGCACTTGAGTTGTGGGAGCAGCGCATCCTGCCGTTCGCACACAACCTCACCACCCGACAGACGGTGCCGTCCCCGACACAGCTGATGCCGGCCGACCCGACCTGGCCGGATCAGGCGCAGCGCATCTTGGCCCGGCTGCGCACCACCTGTGGTCACCGGGCGCTCCGCGTCGATCACATCGGATCCACCGCGGTTGCCGGACTGGACGCCAAAGACGTCATCGACGTGCAGGTCACGGTCGAATCCCTGGCGGTGGCCGACGAACTGGCCGAGGCATTGCTGGCCGCCGGATACCCACGGCGCGAAGCGATCACCGCCGACAACGGCAAGCCCGACGCCCGCAGCACCGTCGCGGAGTTCGATCACACCGATGACCCGGCCTTGTGGCAGAAGCGGTTTCACGCCTCTGCCGACCCGGGTCGGGCCACCAATGTGCACATCCGGGTCGCGGGCTGGCCCAATCAGCAGTTCGCCCTGCTGTTTCCGGCCTGGCTGTCCGCCGACGCCGAGGCTCGGGCCGACTATCTGGCGATCAAGCGCGAGGCCGAACGCGCGGCGGTCGACGGCGACATCGACGCGTACTGCGACGTCAAGGAACCGTGGTTCGACACCGCCTACCGGCGGGCGTGGGCCTGGGCCGACGACACCGGGTGGCGGCCCTAG
- the rpsA gene encoding 30S ribosomal protein S1, which translates to MPSPTVTSPQVAVNDIGSAEDFLAAIDKTIKYFNDGDIVEGTIVKVDRDEVLLDIGYKTEGVIPSRELSIKHDVDPHEVVSVGDEVEALVLTKEDKEGRLILSKKRAQYERAWGTIEELKEKDEAVKGTVIEVVKGGLILDIGLRGFLPASLVEMRRVRDLQPYIGKEIEAKIIELDKNRNNVVLSRRAWLEQTQSEVRSEFLNQLQKGAVRKGVVSSIVNFGAFVDLGGVDGLVHVSELSWKHIDHPSEVVQVGDEVTVEVLDVDMDRERVSLSLKATQEDPWRHFARTHAIGQIVPGKVTKLVPFGAFVRVEEGIEGLVHISELAEHHVEVPDQVVAVGDDAMVKVIDIDLDRRRISLSLKQANEDYTEEFDPSKYGMADSYDEQGNYIFPEGFDAETNEWIEGFDKQRTEWEARYAEAERRHKMHTAQMEKFAAAEHAEPRSGANGSHRDEAPAGGSLASDEQLAALREKLAGNSA; encoded by the coding sequence ATGCCAAGTCCCACCGTCACCTCGCCGCAAGTAGCCGTCAACGACATCGGCTCGGCCGAGGACTTTCTCGCCGCCATCGACAAAACGATCAAGTACTTCAACGATGGCGACATCGTCGAGGGGACGATCGTCAAGGTTGACCGGGACGAGGTCCTGCTCGACATCGGTTACAAGACCGAAGGGGTCATCCCCTCCCGCGAACTGTCCATCAAGCACGACGTCGACCCCCACGAGGTGGTGTCCGTCGGTGATGAGGTCGAGGCCCTGGTCCTGACCAAAGAGGACAAAGAGGGTCGTCTGATCCTGTCCAAGAAGCGCGCCCAGTACGAGCGCGCCTGGGGCACGATCGAAGAGCTCAAGGAGAAGGACGAGGCCGTCAAGGGCACCGTCATCGAGGTCGTCAAGGGCGGCCTGATCCTCGACATCGGCCTGCGCGGCTTCCTGCCGGCCTCGCTGGTGGAGATGCGCCGGGTCCGCGACCTGCAGCCCTACATCGGCAAAGAGATCGAAGCCAAGATCATCGAGCTGGACAAGAACCGCAACAACGTGGTGCTGTCCCGTCGTGCCTGGCTGGAGCAGACCCAGTCCGAGGTGCGCAGCGAGTTCCTCAACCAGCTGCAGAAGGGCGCCGTCCGCAAGGGTGTCGTCTCCTCGATCGTCAACTTCGGCGCGTTCGTCGACCTGGGCGGTGTGGACGGCCTGGTGCACGTCTCCGAGCTGTCCTGGAAGCACATCGACCACCCGTCCGAGGTTGTTCAGGTGGGCGACGAGGTCACCGTCGAGGTGCTCGACGTCGACATGGACCGCGAGCGGGTTTCGCTGTCGCTCAAGGCCACTCAGGAAGACCCGTGGCGCCACTTCGCCCGCACCCACGCGATCGGTCAGATCGTCCCGGGCAAGGTCACCAAGCTGGTGCCGTTCGGTGCGTTCGTCCGCGTCGAGGAGGGCATCGAGGGTCTGGTGCACATCTCCGAGCTGGCTGAGCACCACGTCGAGGTCCCGGACCAGGTTGTTGCCGTCGGCGACGACGCCATGGTCAAGGTCATCGACATCGACCTGGACCGCCGCCGGATCTCGCTGAGCCTCAAGCAGGCCAACGAGGACTACACCGAGGAGTTCGACCCCTCGAAGTACGGCATGGCCGACAGCTACGACGAGCAGGGCAACTACATCTTCCCCGAGGGCTTCGACGCCGAGACCAACGAGTGGATCGAAGGTTTCGACAAGCAGCGCACCGAGTGGGAGGCCCGCTACGCCGAGGCCGAGCGTCGTCACAAGATGCACACCGCGCAGATGGAGAAGTTCGCCGCTGCCGAGCACGCCGAGCCGCGCTCGGGTGCCAACGGTTCGCACCGCGACGAGGCTCCGGCCGGCGGTTCGCTGGCCAGCGACGAGCAGCTCGCCGCACTGCGGGAGAAGCTCGCCGGTAACAGCGCTTAA
- a CDS encoding MmpS family transport accessory protein, translating into MVVVLVGTLAAFAGFRIHAVMAPKPASTAFIDESRPVIPKDVIYEVFGPEGTVGQVNYLDENSQPQRADFTTLPWSFTISTKLTSIFANVVAQGDSSSIGCRITVNGEVRDEQTIDTHNAQVFCLVKSA; encoded by the coding sequence ATGGTCGTGGTCCTGGTGGGCACGCTGGCAGCTTTTGCGGGTTTTCGTATCCATGCGGTGATGGCGCCCAAACCCGCGTCGACCGCCTTCATCGACGAGTCCAGACCCGTGATCCCCAAAGACGTCATCTACGAAGTGTTCGGACCCGAGGGGACGGTTGGCCAGGTGAACTACCTCGACGAGAACTCGCAGCCGCAGCGCGCCGATTTCACGACCTTGCCGTGGTCGTTCACGATCTCCACCAAGCTGACGTCCATCTTCGCCAACGTGGTCGCCCAGGGCGACAGCAGCTCGATCGGCTGCCGGATCACCGTCAACGGCGAGGTGCGCGACGAGCAGACGATCGACACCCATAACGCTCAGGTCTTCTGTCTGGTGAAGTCGGCATGA
- a CDS encoding HNH endonuclease signature motif containing protein → MFERSSRVPSPESVARLRERFQRRYPSVTPESAVLVDRVCVSARAENRAAAAQLVAIGELFALRLSCCGETKEWAVDTEAAVAAEVAAALRISQGLAASRLHYARVMREELPQVAEVFKAGDIDMRLFQTIVYRTGLITDRELLGVVDGQLAAQVGRWPSLTKSRLAAKIDKIVAQADADAVRRRKERQAEREVGFSDQEGGITEIYGSLFTTDARALDKALDALAATVCEHDPRTRVQRRADAMGALAARADRLGCRCGRPDCAAGGRAAASPVLIHVIAERATVDGTGDAPGSLVGADGLIPPELIAELARSARLVSLVHPGDAPPEPGYVPSKALADFVRCRDMTCRWPGCDCPALDCDLDHTIAYGDGGPTHASNLKCYCRTHHLVKTFWGWRDQQLPDGTVILTSPAGCTYVSTPGSSWLFPHLCAPTGELPAPKPRVDDRCGDRTAMMPRRRRTRAQHRAARIATERNQNRKARQARRAAFDAVWFPKLAPAADDDPPPF, encoded by the coding sequence ATGTTCGAACGGTCGTCGCGGGTTCCGTCTCCGGAGTCGGTGGCGCGGCTTCGTGAGCGGTTCCAGCGGCGGTACCCCTCGGTGACGCCGGAGTCGGCGGTGTTGGTGGATCGGGTTTGTGTGTCGGCGCGGGCGGAGAATCGGGCGGCGGCGGCGCAGTTGGTGGCGATCGGGGAGTTGTTCGCGCTGCGGTTGAGCTGCTGTGGTGAGACCAAAGAGTGGGCGGTCGATACCGAGGCGGCGGTGGCTGCGGAGGTGGCGGCGGCGTTGCGGATCAGCCAGGGGCTGGCGGCTAGTCGGTTGCACTATGCCCGGGTCATGCGTGAGGAGTTGCCGCAGGTGGCCGAGGTGTTCAAGGCCGGCGATATCGATATGCGGTTGTTTCAGACGATCGTGTATCGCACCGGGTTGATCACCGACCGGGAGTTGCTGGGGGTCGTTGATGGGCAGTTGGCGGCGCAGGTGGGTCGGTGGCCGTCGCTGACCAAGAGTCGGTTGGCGGCCAAGATCGACAAGATCGTGGCCCAGGCCGACGCTGATGCGGTGCGCCGCCGCAAAGAACGCCAAGCCGAGCGTGAGGTCGGCTTCAGTGATCAGGAGGGCGGGATCACCGAGATCTATGGCAGCCTGTTCACCACCGATGCCCGTGCCCTGGACAAGGCCTTGGATGCGTTGGCGGCCACGGTGTGTGAGCACGATCCCCGCACGCGTGTTCAGCGGCGTGCCGATGCGATGGGGGCGTTGGCGGCCCGCGCCGATCGGCTGGGTTGCCGCTGCGGGCGCCCGGACTGCGCGGCGGGCGGTCGGGCGGCGGCCTCGCCGGTGCTGATTCATGTGATCGCCGAGCGGGCCACCGTCGACGGGACCGGTGATGCACCGGGTTCGTTGGTCGGGGCCGATGGGCTGATCCCGCCGGAGTTGATCGCCGAGCTCGCCCGGTCGGCCCGGTTGGTGTCGTTGGTGCATCCCGGCGATGCTCCACCGGAGCCCGGTTATGTGCCGTCGAAGGCGTTGGCGGATTTTGTGCGGTGCCGGGATATGACGTGTCGCTGGCCCGGTTGTGACTGCCCGGCGCTCGACTGCGATCTGGACCATACGATTGCCTACGGTGACGGTGGGCCCACGCATGCGTCGAATCTCAAATGTTATTGCCGTACCCATCATTTGGTGAAGACGTTTTGGGGGTGGCGGGATCAGCAGCTGCCTGATGGCACGGTGATCCTGACTTCGCCGGCGGGGTGCACGTACGTCAGCACCCCGGGCAGTTCGTGGCTGTTCCCGCACTTGTGCGCACCCACCGGGGAGCTGCCAGCACCCAAGCCACGTGTCGATGACCGCTGTGGGGATCGGACCGCGATGATGCCCCGCCGACGGCGTACCCGTGCCCAACACCGCGCGGCCCGTATCGCTACCGAACGCAACCAGAACCGCAAAGCCCGCCAAGCCCGACGCGCCGCATTCGACGCCGTCTGGTTCCCCAAACTCGCCCCCGCCGCAGACGACGACCCACCACCCTTCTAA
- a CDS encoding TetR family transcriptional regulator translates to MARKVCIVCNDFRVDAPQVSSLRERRRRETEAAIHRAAVELIAEQGYDAVTVPMISERAGVCVRTFFNYFPNKETSVVLPFPPFDPALSAVVRSGPGAERLMADVAELVINHIEVHTSNSVGLATLLRMICEIPELLRLHTAELAELETQLVELIAQRLQLPSDDRRVEVVASAVMATANTGIQRWSRDPEAGSLSDEVRRCVSLLEPLQHL, encoded by the coding sequence ATGGCGCGCAAAGTTTGCATTGTGTGCAATGATTTCCGGGTGGATGCGCCGCAGGTCAGCTCGCTGAGAGAACGCCGGCGGCGCGAAACCGAGGCGGCCATCCACCGCGCGGCGGTCGAGTTGATCGCCGAGCAGGGCTACGACGCGGTGACCGTCCCGATGATCAGCGAGCGGGCCGGCGTCTGTGTACGCACCTTCTTCAACTATTTCCCGAACAAGGAAACGTCGGTGGTGCTGCCGTTTCCGCCGTTCGACCCGGCGCTCAGCGCCGTGGTGCGGAGTGGTCCGGGCGCAGAACGTCTGATGGCCGACGTGGCCGAACTGGTGATCAATCACATCGAGGTCCATACCTCGAACTCGGTGGGCCTCGCGACGCTGCTGCGGATGATCTGCGAGATCCCGGAGCTGCTCCGGTTACACACCGCCGAATTGGCCGAGCTGGAAACGCAGCTCGTCGAGCTGATCGCCCAGCGACTCCAGTTGCCCAGCGACGATCGGCGCGTCGAAGTCGTCGCCAGCGCGGTGATGGCGACGGCGAACACCGGCATCCAGCGCTGGTCGCGCGACCCGGAGGCCGGCTCGTTGTCGGACGAGGTCCGGCGCTGTGTGAGCTTGCTGGAACCCCTGCAACACCTTTAG
- a CDS encoding NAD(P)H-dependent flavin oxidoreductase, with protein MSLRNRLTDFFGIEHPIMLAPMAQAAGGRLAAAVTHAGGLGLLGGGYGDPDWVQREFDAAGDARVGCGFITWSLARAPEVLDVALNRNPAAIMLSFGDPEAFAADIRDAGVPLICQVQTLDQAQAALRAGAKAIVAQGAEAGGHGMSGGSTMTFVPAVVDLVAEHSPETFVLAAGGIADGRGVAAALALGADGVLVGTRFWAATEALVSPGAHERAIRASGEDTIRTRVYDLVRQLDWPAHYDERALVNTFLQSWHGDDSRLLASLPEAIAAFEAGLAAADFDIAHILIGEAVGLIHDVVPAGAIVAQMVQDATRILNRGS; from the coding sequence ATGTCGCTGCGCAACCGCCTCACCGACTTCTTCGGTATCGAACACCCGATCATGCTGGCGCCCATGGCGCAGGCGGCCGGTGGCCGGCTCGCGGCGGCGGTCACCCATGCCGGTGGGCTCGGTCTGCTCGGCGGGGGTTACGGCGACCCTGACTGGGTGCAGCGCGAGTTCGATGCCGCCGGCGACGCTCGCGTCGGCTGCGGATTCATCACCTGGAGCCTGGCCCGCGCACCGGAGGTCCTCGACGTCGCACTCAACCGGAACCCGGCGGCGATCATGCTGTCCTTCGGTGATCCCGAGGCGTTCGCCGCAGACATCCGCGACGCGGGCGTTCCGCTGATCTGCCAGGTGCAGACCCTGGACCAGGCGCAGGCTGCGCTGCGGGCGGGCGCGAAGGCCATCGTGGCCCAAGGCGCCGAGGCCGGTGGCCACGGAATGTCGGGCGGCTCGACTATGACGTTTGTCCCGGCCGTCGTAGACCTGGTGGCCGAGCACTCGCCGGAAACATTCGTACTGGCCGCCGGTGGTATCGCCGACGGCCGTGGGGTGGCCGCGGCGCTGGCCCTGGGCGCCGACGGTGTCCTGGTCGGCACGCGGTTCTGGGCCGCCACCGAGGCACTCGTGTCGCCCGGTGCACACGAGCGCGCCATCCGAGCCAGCGGCGAGGACACCATCCGCACCCGCGTCTACGACCTTGTGCGACAACTCGATTGGCCTGCCCACTACGACGAGCGGGCGCTGGTCAACACGTTCCTGCAGAGCTGGCACGGCGACGACAGCCGCTTGCTGGCCAGCCTGCCCGAGGCCATCGCCGCCTTTGAGGCCGGACTCGCCGCGGCGGACTTCGACATCGCGCACATCCTGATCGGCGAGGCCGTCGGCCTCATCCACGACGTGGTGCCCGCGGGTGCCATCGTGGCGCAGATGGTTCAGGACGCGACCAGGATCCTGAACCGCGGCTCGTGA
- a CDS encoding nuclear transport factor 2 family protein — MTTSEELIALEQRGWEALATRGEAAADFYREVLDDDIAMVFPGGMSIFDRDAVIASMGGEPWSSFELSDIHVLMPVPDVGIVTYRSTSQRGDQPTYVALVTSVYTRRATPGDLRCTNRLPPDHR, encoded by the coding sequence ATGACGACTTCGGAAGAACTGATTGCGCTGGAGCAACGCGGGTGGGAGGCGCTCGCGACGCGCGGTGAAGCCGCCGCGGACTTCTACCGGGAGGTCCTCGACGATGACATCGCGATGGTGTTCCCAGGCGGCATGTCGATTTTTGACCGCGATGCCGTCATCGCGTCCATGGGCGGCGAGCCGTGGTCATCCTTTGAGCTCAGCGATATCCACGTGCTCATGCCGGTGCCCGACGTTGGCATCGTCACCTATCGCTCGACGTCGCAACGCGGAGATCAGCCCACTTACGTTGCCCTGGTCACCAGCGTGTACACCCGGCGGGCGACGCCTGGCGACTTACGTTGCACCAACAGACTGCCGCCTGACCACCGTTAG
- a CDS encoding RND family transporter: MSDTDTVTHSRVARFIHRVPLLVVVAWLALTVVVNVVVPQLEEVGKAHSVSLAAKDAQSYQAIKKQGANFEQFDSDSMVMVLLEGDEPLGEQARTYYHGLVEKLRADTEHVEYVQDFWGDRITAGGAQSMDDKAAYVQLNLVGDQGTTTGKESVQSVRDIVDGSSPPPGLHVYVTGQAALTMDMNDAGDESMLKMTAITFVVITVMLLLIYRSIATVLLILFTVFVELGAARGIVAVLGHFEIMGLSTFAVSLLTSLAIAAGTDYAIFFIGRYQEARAAGQDRITAYFTTYHSVSHVVLGSGLTIAGATFCLKFTRLPYFASMGVPCAVGMLVVVAAAMTITPAVLLLGTRFGLLESKRKLSARGWRRIGTAIVRWPGPIFVVTMIVALIGIGVLPSYSVNYNDQYYIPKSLPSIQGYEASYRHFSKARMNPDIVLVETDQDLRTPGNMLVLDRIAKNIFRLDGIDKVQSITRPLGAPIDHSSVPFQLSMQSVPITENLDYLKGRMADMLHMTDQLGSMIEIMERMHALMSEQAGVTHDMVGHTTEMKQVTDEMRDHMADFDDFWRPMRNYFYWEPHCSGIPMCWSLRSIFDGLDGVDNLSDKMTAMLGDLEHMDTLMPQMVSQLPPMIAISKDIRETMLTMYSTFNGMINQMARMTDTATVMGQAFDAAKNDDFFYLPPEAFDNADFQKGLKLMVSPDGKSAQIIVTHEGDPAGNAALSKTEEELTAAKAAIKGTPLQGARVYIGGTAPTYHDIGEFLRYDMMLAVMASLCLIMIIMLVLTRSLVAAAVIVGTIAVSLGSSFGLSVLIWQHILGLQLHWFVLPFTVIILLAVGSDYNLLLVSRFKEELGAGMNTAIIRGVGGSGSVATQAGLVFAFTMGAMISSDLVSIGQSGTAICLGLLFDTFIIRAFMTPSIAALLGRWFWWPIKVLPTSSLTRNRPAVTGRGAGPAADDPATTEIPVVTP; encoded by the coding sequence ATGAGCGACACCGACACCGTCACCCATTCCCGCGTCGCGCGGTTCATTCACCGCGTGCCGCTCCTGGTCGTGGTGGCGTGGCTGGCGCTCACCGTCGTCGTCAACGTCGTTGTGCCGCAGCTCGAAGAGGTCGGCAAGGCACATTCGGTGTCCTTGGCGGCCAAGGACGCCCAGTCCTACCAGGCGATCAAGAAGCAGGGCGCCAACTTCGAGCAGTTCGACTCCGACAGCATGGTGATGGTCCTGCTGGAGGGCGACGAACCGCTCGGCGAGCAGGCGCGCACCTACTACCACGGCTTGGTGGAGAAGCTGCGGGCCGACACCGAGCACGTCGAGTACGTGCAGGACTTCTGGGGTGACCGGATCACCGCCGGAGGCGCCCAGAGCATGGATGACAAGGCCGCCTACGTGCAGCTGAACCTGGTCGGCGACCAGGGCACCACCACCGGCAAGGAATCGGTGCAGTCGGTGCGCGACATCGTCGACGGCAGTTCGCCGCCGCCCGGCCTGCACGTCTATGTGACCGGTCAGGCCGCGCTGACGATGGACATGAACGACGCCGGCGACGAGAGCATGCTCAAGATGACGGCGATCACCTTCGTGGTGATCACGGTCATGCTGCTGCTGATCTACCGCTCGATCGCGACGGTGCTGCTGATCTTGTTCACCGTCTTCGTCGAGCTGGGAGCGGCGCGCGGGATCGTGGCCGTTCTGGGCCACTTCGAGATCATGGGGCTGTCCACGTTCGCGGTGAGCCTGTTGACTTCGCTGGCGATCGCGGCCGGTACCGACTACGCGATCTTCTTCATCGGCCGCTATCAGGAGGCCAGGGCGGCGGGCCAAGACCGCATCACCGCGTACTTCACCACCTACCACAGTGTTTCGCATGTGGTGCTGGGCTCGGGTCTGACGATTGCCGGCGCCACGTTCTGCCTGAAGTTCACCCGGCTGCCGTACTTCGCATCCATGGGTGTGCCGTGTGCGGTCGGCATGCTGGTCGTGGTTGCCGCGGCAATGACGATCACCCCCGCGGTTCTGTTGCTGGGCACTCGATTCGGCCTGCTGGAGTCCAAGCGGAAACTCTCGGCGCGGGGCTGGCGCCGGATCGGGACCGCGATCGTGCGGTGGCCCGGGCCGATCTTCGTGGTGACCATGATCGTCGCCCTGATCGGGATCGGCGTGCTGCCGTCGTACTCCGTGAACTACAACGACCAGTACTACATCCCCAAGAGCCTGCCGTCGATTCAGGGCTACGAGGCGTCGTATCGACACTTCTCCAAGGCCCGGATGAACCCCGACATCGTGCTCGTCGAGACCGACCAGGACCTGCGGACGCCGGGCAACATGCTGGTACTGGATCGGATCGCGAAGAACATCTTCCGCCTCGACGGAATCGACAAGGTACAGAGCATCACTCGGCCGCTGGGGGCGCCGATCGACCACAGCTCGGTGCCGTTTCAGCTGAGCATGCAGTCGGTGCCCATCACCGAGAACCTCGACTACCTCAAGGGCCGGATGGCCGACATGCTGCACATGACCGATCAACTCGGTTCGATGATCGAGATCATGGAGCGCATGCACGCTCTGATGTCGGAGCAGGCCGGAGTCACCCACGACATGGTGGGCCACACCACCGAGATGAAGCAGGTCACCGATGAAATGCGGGACCACATGGCTGATTTCGACGACTTCTGGCGTCCGATGCGCAACTACTTCTACTGGGAGCCGCACTGCTCGGGTATCCCGATGTGCTGGTCATTGCGGTCGATCTTCGACGGGCTCGACGGTGTCGACAATCTCAGCGACAAGATGACGGCGATGCTGGGCGACCTGGAGCACATGGACACCCTGATGCCGCAGATGGTGTCGCAGCTGCCGCCGATGATCGCCATTTCCAAGGACATCCGCGAAACGATGCTGACGATGTACAGCACTTTCAACGGGATGATCAACCAGATGGCGCGGATGACCGACACCGCGACCGTCATGGGGCAGGCCTTCGACGCGGCGAAGAACGACGACTTCTTCTATCTGCCGCCGGAAGCCTTCGACAACGCCGACTTCCAGAAGGGCCTCAAGTTGATGGTCTCGCCGGACGGGAAGTCCGCGCAGATCATCGTCACCCACGAGGGCGACCCGGCCGGCAACGCGGCGCTTTCCAAGACCGAGGAGGAGCTGACCGCGGCCAAGGCGGCGATCAAGGGCACTCCGCTGCAGGGAGCCCGGGTCTACATCGGCGGCACGGCGCCGACCTATCACGACATCGGCGAGTTCTTGCGATACGACATGATGCTGGCGGTGATGGCATCGCTGTGCCTGATCATGATCATCATGCTGGTGCTGACCCGCAGCCTCGTCGCGGCCGCGGTGATCGTCGGAACGATCGCAGTCTCCCTGGGCTCGTCGTTCGGGCTGTCGGTCCTGATCTGGCAACACATCCTCGGCCTGCAGCTGCACTGGTTCGTGCTGCCGTTCACCGTGATCATCCTGTTGGCGGTGGGATCGGACTACAACCTGCTACTGGTGTCCCGCTTCAAGGAAGAACTCGGCGCCGGGATGAATACCGCGATCATCCGCGGCGTCGGGGGATCGGGCAGCGTGGCCACCCAGGCGGGTCTGGTGTTCGCGTTCACCATGGGCGCAATGATCAGCAGTGACCTGGTCTCGATCGGACAGTCCGGGACCGCGATCTGCCTGGGCCTGCTGTTCGACACCTTCATCATCCGGGCGTTCATGACGCCGTCGATCGCGGCGCTGCTGGGCCGCTGGTTCTGGTGGCCGATCAAGGTGCTGCCCACCTCGTCGCTCACCCGCAATCGGCCGGCCGTGACCGGCCGCGGGGCCGGCCCCGCGGCCGACGACCCGGCGACTACCGAGATCCCGGTGGTGACCCCCTAA